In Arthrobacter ramosus, one DNA window encodes the following:
- the gatC gene encoding Asp-tRNA(Asn)/Glu-tRNA(Gln) amidotransferase subunit GatC — MAAINRDDVAHLARLAHIEMSAEELDRMAGELAVIVDSVKSVSEAAGDDVPATSHPIPLSNVFREDVVGHTFTAEQALSGAPDSFEGRFKVPAILDEA; from the coding sequence ATGGCTGCGATCAACCGTGACGACGTCGCGCATCTTGCGCGTCTGGCTCACATTGAAATGAGTGCCGAAGAGCTGGACAGGATGGCCGGCGAACTTGCCGTCATCGTGGATTCGGTGAAGTCCGTCAGCGAAGCCGCCGGGGATGACGTCCCGGCTACGTCCCACCCGATTCCGTTGAGCAACGTGTTCCGTGAAGACGTCGTGGGCCACACGTTTACGGCTGAGCAGGCGTTGTCAGGGGCTCCGGATTCCTTCGAGGGCCGCTTCAAGGTTCCGGCAATCCTGGATGAGGCCTAA
- a CDS encoding CitMHS family transporter, producing MLVLLGFAMIAVFMVLIMTKKLTPVLALIIVPTIFGLFAGAGLGIGSMVMDSMKSMTSTAALLMFAIVYFGLMIDVGLFDPLVKFILRKLGNDPAKVVLGTAILAAAVSLDGDGSTTFILTTAAMLPVYLRLKMSPVVLTCVAGLANGTMNILPWGGPTARAATALKIDVNDVFVPMVPSLIAGLVVVFVFSWLLGLQERNRLRAIAPEIWGDVADAGDVFEGGTHRGGTGAGSSGRGSGPGRTARPGTGGGAGVGLLESTETLVDLADTGLTATALDPNRKTLRPKLFWFNLGLTVAVMVMLVANLVPLPYVFMVGSAIALLVNFPKVKEQGAQLVAHAPSIVAVVSMVMAAAVLTGVLNGTGMVKEMSAWLVHIIPAEMGPFMAVITGLLSIPMTFFMSNDAFYFGVLPVLSETAAHYGISGAEMARASITGQPFHLQSPLVPAILLLVSLAKVELGDHHKKVLWRTAVISVVMLAVGMLTGAIGIG from the coding sequence GTGCTGGTATTGCTTGGATTCGCAATGATTGCGGTGTTCATGGTCCTGATCATGACAAAGAAGTTGACACCCGTTCTGGCGCTGATCATCGTTCCTACCATTTTCGGCCTGTTTGCCGGTGCCGGTCTTGGCATCGGAAGCATGGTGATGGACTCGATGAAGTCCATGACGTCCACGGCCGCCCTCCTGATGTTCGCGATCGTGTATTTCGGACTCATGATCGACGTCGGCCTGTTCGATCCGCTGGTGAAGTTCATCCTCCGCAAGCTGGGCAACGACCCCGCCAAGGTAGTCCTGGGCACCGCCATCCTCGCTGCCGCAGTGTCGCTCGACGGCGACGGCTCCACGACCTTCATCCTGACCACCGCGGCGATGCTGCCCGTCTACCTCCGGTTGAAGATGAGCCCCGTGGTCCTGACCTGCGTGGCCGGCCTGGCCAACGGCACCATGAACATCCTGCCGTGGGGCGGTCCAACGGCCCGCGCGGCCACCGCCCTCAAGATCGATGTCAATGACGTGTTTGTTCCGATGGTGCCGTCCCTCATTGCGGGCCTCGTCGTCGTCTTCGTGTTCTCCTGGCTCTTGGGCCTGCAGGAACGCAACCGCCTCCGCGCCATCGCCCCCGAGATCTGGGGCGATGTCGCCGACGCCGGTGACGTGTTCGAGGGCGGCACGCACCGCGGCGGTACTGGCGCCGGATCCTCGGGCCGCGGTTCCGGCCCGGGCCGCACCGCTAGGCCTGGCACCGGTGGAGGCGCCGGCGTCGGACTCCTGGAAAGCACCGAAACCCTCGTGGACCTCGCCGACACCGGCTTGACCGCCACCGCACTCGATCCAAACCGCAAGACCCTGCGCCCGAAGCTCTTCTGGTTCAATCTCGGCCTGACCGTCGCTGTCATGGTCATGCTCGTGGCCAACCTTGTGCCGTTGCCGTATGTCTTCATGGTGGGTTCCGCCATCGCGCTGCTGGTGAACTTCCCCAAGGTCAAGGAACAGGGCGCGCAGCTGGTGGCCCACGCACCGTCCATCGTGGCCGTGGTCAGCATGGTCATGGCGGCGGCTGTCCTGACGGGTGTCCTCAACGGCACCGGCATGGTCAAGGAAATGTCGGCGTGGCTGGTCCACATCATCCCCGCCGAGATGGGTCCGTTCATGGCAGTCATCACCGGCCTGCTCAGCATCCCGATGACGTTCTTCATGAGCAACGACGCCTTCTACTTCGGCGTCCTGCCGGTCCTGAGCGAAACCGCCGCTCACTACGGCATCAGCGGCGCAGAAATGGCCCGGGCCTCCATCACCGGCCAGCCCTTCCACCTCCAGAGCCCCCTGGTCCCGGCGATCCTTCTTCTTGTCTCCCTTGCCAAGGTGGAACTGGGAGACCACCACAAGAAGGTCCTGTGGCGCACGGCAGTCATCTCAGTCGTCATGCTCGCGGTAGGCATGCTGACGGGAGCAATCGGCATCGGGTAG
- a CDS encoding sensor histidine kinase has product MPRLALRFSTQTLLLQLGVVLLVVLLSGTVHAWLVYGRIGTQAENQALTLARTVASDPVIRSQVEAISKESGTPPATVLAAGPIQAAAEAARSRTGALFVVVTDETGLRLAHPDRARLGERVSTDPSDALSGKEVTTRNTGTLGPSAGAKVPVYAPGSAVTVVGEISVGYSMESLGQSLAEDIVPIAFTAAGSLVAGVLASFLLRRRLQRLTLGLEPEEISTLVHDQVAVLQGVDDGVIGISADGRITVFNAAARRLLGMPEASGPPGSPATAGTDGHVLTGTDWERAAVPAQLKALTQPSAHDAEAVEIVAGGRVLVANARKALHRKEDLGWVVMLRDRTELQQLTRQLDAVGTMSAALRAQRHEFANQLHTIAGFMSIGQHGQAKDYLARISATGPLKFPVQQAELLQDPYLQAFVGAKSVEADERGVALRIGPETLVREHVTEPQDVTTVLGNLIDNAVNAAVAGSSMQRWVELELLDEPGPDGGTLHIVVADSGDGLGGVEPERVFVEGFTTAEAADGGTAKAGGQGLGLALVRQLARRRGGDVRVLEPGSPGGPGAVFMATMPKVTGTPDDAPRTEPSAAAEPSAAAERKEGHQ; this is encoded by the coding sequence ATGCCCAGGCTTGCCCTGCGGTTCTCGACGCAGACACTGCTACTGCAGCTCGGCGTCGTCCTCCTGGTAGTGCTGCTGAGCGGCACCGTCCACGCGTGGCTCGTCTATGGGCGGATCGGCACGCAGGCGGAAAACCAGGCGCTGACTTTGGCGCGAACGGTGGCCTCGGATCCGGTGATCCGCTCCCAGGTCGAAGCCATCAGCAAAGAGTCCGGAACCCCGCCCGCCACGGTTCTCGCGGCCGGGCCCATCCAAGCCGCTGCCGAGGCTGCCAGGAGCCGGACTGGTGCTTTGTTCGTGGTGGTCACGGACGAGACCGGCCTGCGGCTGGCGCACCCGGACCGAGCCCGGCTCGGCGAACGGGTCAGCACTGACCCCTCGGATGCCCTGTCCGGGAAGGAAGTCACCACCCGGAACACCGGAACCTTGGGACCGTCCGCGGGTGCCAAGGTTCCGGTGTACGCGCCGGGTTCGGCAGTGACGGTGGTGGGCGAGATCAGCGTCGGCTACTCCATGGAGTCTCTCGGCCAAAGCCTTGCCGAGGACATCGTCCCCATTGCGTTCACCGCCGCGGGCTCCCTGGTTGCCGGCGTCCTGGCGTCCTTCCTCCTGCGCCGTCGTTTGCAGCGCCTGACCCTGGGCCTCGAACCCGAAGAAATCAGCACCCTGGTACATGACCAGGTTGCCGTGCTCCAGGGCGTGGACGACGGCGTGATCGGCATTTCCGCCGATGGCCGCATCACGGTCTTCAATGCCGCGGCCCGACGACTGCTGGGCATGCCGGAAGCATCTGGACCCCCCGGCTCCCCCGCCACGGCGGGCACCGATGGACATGTCCTGACCGGCACGGACTGGGAGAGGGCCGCGGTCCCGGCGCAGCTCAAGGCCCTCACTCAACCCTCAGCCCACGACGCCGAAGCCGTGGAAATCGTTGCGGGCGGCCGGGTCTTGGTTGCAAACGCCCGCAAGGCGCTGCACCGCAAGGAGGATCTCGGCTGGGTGGTCATGCTCAGGGACCGCACCGAGCTGCAGCAGCTGACACGCCAGCTCGACGCCGTCGGCACCATGTCCGCCGCGCTCCGGGCCCAACGCCACGAATTCGCGAACCAGCTCCATACGATCGCCGGTTTTATGAGCATCGGCCAACACGGCCAGGCCAAGGACTATCTCGCCAGGATCTCCGCCACCGGGCCGCTGAAGTTTCCCGTGCAGCAAGCCGAGCTCCTCCAGGATCCTTATCTGCAGGCGTTCGTCGGCGCGAAGAGCGTGGAAGCGGACGAGCGAGGGGTGGCGTTGCGGATCGGCCCGGAGACCCTGGTGCGGGAGCACGTCACCGAGCCGCAGGACGTCACCACAGTGCTAGGCAACCTGATCGACAACGCCGTCAACGCCGCCGTCGCCGGCTCTTCGATGCAACGCTGGGTGGAACTTGAGCTGCTCGACGAACCGGGGCCCGACGGCGGCACGCTGCACATCGTCGTCGCGGACTCCGGCGACGGCCTCGGCGGCGTCGAGCCCGAGAGGGTTTTCGTGGAAGGATTCACGACGGCGGAGGCCGCCGACGGCGGTACCGCCAAGGCAGGTGGGCAGGGACTCGGGCTCGCGTTGGTCCGGCAACTCGCCCGCCGTCGCGGTGGCGATGTGCGAGTCCTGGAACCTGGCTCGCCCGGCGGTCCAGGCGCCGTCTTCATGGCCACGATGCCGAAGGTGACCGGCACGCCGGACGATGCCCCGCGAACGGAACCATCCGCAGCAGCCGAACCCTCCGCAGCCGCCGAACGCAAGGAAGGACACCAATGA
- a CDS encoding response regulator, translating into MSEDFRVLIVDDDFHVAKLHAAYVGSVAGFLALAPVGSTAQALQSVHSLRPDLVLLDVYLPDGSGLDLLGQLDVDAMMLTAASDAVSIRTALRRGALAYLLKPFTAESLSQQLRSYARYRRILGQQHAVDQDTIERAKRALVAGDVAPSGKPRSATEASVLESLAPGEQYSATEVAERVGVSRATAQRYLSSLADDGAVEIQLRYGSTGRPEHRYGVPARLSPK; encoded by the coding sequence ATGAGCGAAGACTTCAGGGTGTTGATCGTGGATGACGATTTCCACGTCGCCAAGCTCCATGCCGCCTACGTCGGCTCCGTGGCCGGTTTCCTTGCCCTGGCCCCGGTGGGATCCACGGCGCAGGCGCTGCAATCCGTCCATAGCCTTCGGCCGGATCTCGTGTTGCTGGACGTTTATCTACCCGACGGTTCCGGCCTGGATCTGCTGGGGCAACTCGATGTGGATGCCATGATGCTGACCGCGGCCTCCGACGCCGTGTCCATCAGGACAGCCCTGCGCCGGGGGGCCTTGGCGTATCTCTTGAAACCGTTCACCGCTGAATCTCTGTCGCAGCAACTGCGTTCATATGCCAGATACCGGCGGATCCTCGGCCAGCAGCACGCTGTGGACCAGGACACGATCGAACGGGCCAAGCGGGCGCTCGTCGCCGGCGACGTGGCGCCGTCGGGAAAGCCGCGTTCGGCGACCGAAGCGTCCGTGCTGGAATCCTTGGCACCGGGGGAACAATACTCGGCCACGGAAGTAGCTGAACGGGTGGGCGTCTCGCGCGCCACGGCGCAACGGTACCTGTCCTCGCTCGCCGACGATGGCGCCGTCGAGATCCAACTACGCTACGGCAGCACCGGCCGCCCGGAACATCGCTACGGCGTCCCCGCGCGGCTCTCCCCCAAGTAG
- a CDS encoding RidA family protein: MRKTFGTGSVWEQTLGYSRAVQVDNTLFISATAASGPDGIVGDDFYSQTKYILEKLGAVLADAGFAYEDVVQSKLYLTDISKWEDAGRAHGEVFGEIRPTLSLVHVLPFLDPEMLVEIELVAQKSA; this comes from the coding sequence ATGCGCAAGACATTCGGCACGGGCTCGGTCTGGGAACAGACCCTTGGATACTCCCGTGCGGTCCAGGTGGACAACACACTCTTCATTTCGGCCACGGCGGCGTCCGGGCCTGATGGCATAGTCGGCGACGACTTCTACTCGCAGACCAAATACATCCTCGAAAAGCTGGGTGCGGTCCTGGCCGACGCCGGGTTCGCCTACGAGGACGTCGTGCAGTCCAAGCTCTACCTGACCGACATCAGCAAGTGGGAAGACGCCGGCCGCGCGCACGGCGAAGTCTTCGGCGAGATCCGTCCCACCCTTTCCCTGGTCCATGTCCTGCCGTTCCTCGACCCGGAAATGCTGGTCGAAATCGAACTGGTAGCCCAGAAAAGCGCCTAA
- a CDS encoding GNAT family N-acetyltransferase: MHSQITVRPALPEDYDAVARITMASYVTAGYYGSPDHPYLEKLRDVAGRARYADVFVAERDGHVIGSVTSAKAGGDFSDIGLPDELEMRTLVVDPDVQRSGAGRALVQAVVDQARSMDGINAVSLTTGATWESANALYAKTGFEREPERDWFVPGTDIKLFVYRQDVRQP; encoded by the coding sequence GTGCATTCGCAGATTACCGTCCGTCCCGCCCTGCCCGAAGACTACGACGCCGTAGCCCGTATCACGATGGCGTCTTACGTGACCGCTGGCTACTACGGCAGCCCGGACCACCCGTACCTGGAGAAGCTGCGCGATGTGGCCGGCCGTGCCCGGTATGCCGACGTTTTCGTCGCCGAGCGGGATGGTCACGTCATCGGCTCCGTCACGTCAGCCAAGGCCGGAGGCGACTTTTCGGACATTGGCCTTCCGGACGAACTCGAAATGCGCACCTTGGTAGTTGATCCGGATGTGCAGCGCTCGGGCGCGGGACGCGCCCTCGTTCAGGCGGTAGTCGACCAGGCCCGCTCCATGGATGGCATCAACGCCGTTTCCCTCACGACGGGCGCCACGTGGGAAAGCGCCAATGCCCTCTACGCCAAGACCGGATTCGAGCGCGAGCCGGAGCGCGATTGGTTTGTTCCCGGGACCGACATAAAGCTGTTCGTTTACCGGCAGGATGTCCGCCAGCCATAA
- a CDS encoding LLM class flavin-dependent oxidoreductase, producing MSPQQRTLHLNAFLMSTGHHEASWRLPESNPRASTDIRHYQNLAQIAERGTFDSIFFADSPVIFGDVGRRPAGKLEPTVLLTAIAAATEKIGLIATASTTYNDPFNLARRFASVDFVSGGRAGWNVVTTAGPEAARNFGIDDQPAHAARYERAAEFLEVAAKLWDSWEDDAVLADKEGGIWADSAKVRPINHVGKHFRVRGPLNVPRSPQGHPLIVQAGSSENGKGLAARYAEAVFTAQQTLEDAQAFYADLKARTVELGRTAESLKILPGIVPVIAPTQAEALRLERELDELIRPEYARAELANTLRVDPEDLPLDRQLPADLPDEDSIEGAKSRYTLIVELARREKLTVRQLIGRLGGGRGHLTFAGTPEQVADAIQLWFENGAADGFNIMPAVLPSGLETFVDQVVPVLRQRGLFRSEYTGSTLREHYGLERPANRFSAVGSLASAGA from the coding sequence ATGAGCCCCCAGCAACGCACACTCCACCTCAACGCATTCCTCATGAGCACCGGCCACCACGAGGCTTCGTGGCGCCTGCCCGAAAGCAACCCGCGCGCCAGCACCGACATCCGGCACTACCAAAACCTCGCACAAATCGCCGAGCGCGGCACGTTCGACTCCATCTTCTTCGCCGATTCGCCCGTGATCTTCGGCGACGTCGGACGCCGTCCTGCGGGCAAGCTGGAACCGACGGTGCTGCTCACCGCGATTGCGGCTGCGACCGAAAAGATCGGCCTCATCGCCACGGCGTCTACCACGTACAACGATCCCTTCAACCTGGCCCGGCGCTTCGCTTCGGTGGACTTCGTCAGTGGCGGTAGGGCGGGCTGGAACGTGGTGACCACAGCCGGGCCGGAAGCAGCACGCAACTTCGGCATAGACGATCAGCCCGCCCACGCCGCCCGCTATGAACGGGCAGCCGAGTTCCTGGAAGTGGCCGCGAAGCTCTGGGACAGTTGGGAGGACGACGCCGTGCTTGCGGACAAGGAAGGCGGCATCTGGGCAGACTCAGCCAAGGTCCGGCCCATCAACCACGTCGGCAAGCACTTCCGGGTCCGCGGACCGCTCAATGTGCCGCGCTCACCCCAGGGCCATCCCCTGATTGTCCAGGCGGGCTCTTCCGAGAACGGCAAGGGCCTGGCGGCGAGGTATGCCGAGGCCGTGTTCACCGCCCAGCAAACCTTGGAAGACGCACAGGCGTTCTACGCAGATCTCAAGGCCCGGACCGTCGAACTTGGCCGGACGGCTGAGAGCCTCAAGATCCTGCCGGGAATTGTCCCGGTGATTGCCCCCACCCAAGCCGAAGCGCTCCGCCTGGAACGCGAATTGGACGAGCTCATCCGGCCCGAATACGCGAGGGCCGAGCTTGCCAATACCCTCCGCGTGGATCCTGAGGACCTGCCGCTGGACCGTCAGCTTCCCGCGGATCTCCCGGACGAGGATTCGATCGAAGGCGCCAAGAGCCGCTATACCCTCATTGTGGAGCTGGCCCGCCGCGAGAAGCTCACGGTACGGCAGCTGATCGGCAGGCTGGGAGGCGGCCGCGGCCACCTGACCTTCGCGGGAACCCCGGAGCAAGTGGCCGACGCGATCCAGCTATGGTTCGAAAACGGGGCGGCCGACGGTTTCAACATCATGCCGGCAGTGTTGCCCTCAGGACTTGAGACCTTTGTTGACCAGGTGGTGCCGGTGCTGCGCCAGCGGGGCCTGTTCCGCAGCGAATACACGGGCAGCACGCTGCGGGAACACTACGGATTGGAACGCCCCGCGAATCGCTTCTCAGCGGTGGGGTCGCTCGCCTCGGCAGGCGCCTGA
- a CDS encoding inositol monophosphatase family protein: protein MTADVLELLAVARAAAAAGAEVLAARPAGPNSAGNLGVVNKGDAGDWVTAFDVAAENAVRGAITTARPHDTITGEEHGTTRPEQPSGYRWSIDPLDGTTNFIRNIVYYATSVAVADADGVWLAGVVNAPALGRIYSAARGHGAWLEENGQRTQLSGPLLGRTGLIVASGFSYDPATRAEQFAGLGNLMEGFADLRRLGSAALDLCLVADGTHDAFGERGLNEHDYAAGALIAEEAGCWVRRPRLTSPLDGGPTDADRLEAWTCAGTLELSGKFPL from the coding sequence ATGACGGCCGATGTTTTGGAGCTTCTCGCTGTCGCCCGAGCAGCTGCTGCGGCAGGAGCGGAGGTGCTCGCGGCCAGGCCTGCCGGCCCCAACTCGGCGGGGAACCTCGGCGTCGTGAACAAAGGCGACGCCGGCGACTGGGTGACGGCCTTCGACGTCGCGGCGGAAAACGCTGTGCGGGGCGCCATTACCACGGCCCGCCCGCACGACACCATCACGGGCGAAGAGCACGGCACCACCCGGCCCGAGCAGCCCAGTGGCTACCGATGGTCCATCGACCCCTTGGACGGCACGACGAACTTCATCCGGAATATCGTCTACTACGCCACGTCCGTGGCCGTTGCGGATGCCGACGGCGTCTGGCTGGCCGGCGTCGTCAACGCCCCGGCGCTGGGACGGATCTATTCGGCGGCACGCGGCCACGGAGCGTGGCTTGAGGAAAACGGGCAGCGCACCCAGCTGAGTGGACCGCTCCTTGGCCGCACCGGGCTGATCGTTGCCTCCGGGTTCAGCTACGATCCCGCCACGAGGGCCGAGCAGTTCGCGGGGCTCGGGAACCTCATGGAAGGCTTTGCCGACCTCCGCCGGCTCGGCTCCGCCGCGTTGGACCTCTGCCTCGTGGCCGATGGAACCCACGACGCCTTCGGAGAGCGCGGGCTCAACGAACACGACTACGCGGCGGGCGCCTTGATCGCCGAGGAAGCCGGATGCTGGGTCCGCCGCCCACGGCTGACCAGCCCGCTGGACGGCGGCCCCACTGACGCGGACCGTTTGGAAGCGTGGACCTGCGCGGGAACCCTTGAGTTGTCGGGCAAGTTCCCGCTCTAG
- the ligA gene encoding NAD-dependent DNA ligase LigA: MSTAESETAVPTEAVREEYENLADLVRKYRYAYYQEDAPTVSDAEFDSLYRRLEELEALHPELVSNDSPTQEVGGEVSAAFAAVEHLQRMYSLEDVFSLDELEAWVRKAEASVEKLGTAASRIAWLTELKIDGLAVNLLYRDGKLVRAATRGDGTTGEDITHNVLTIKEIPRQLSGSGFPSEVEIRGEVFIPSKAFAEFNEALIEAGKAPLANPRNAAAGSLRQKDPAETAKRPLRMFVHGIGAREGLDSTSQSETYKLLEEWGLPVSPYLKVLDSFEEVLDFIKHFGEHRHDLLHEIDGIVVKIDDFATQRALGYTSRVPRWAVAYKYPPEEVHTKLLDIQVNVGRTGRVTPYGVMEPVKVAGSTVEMATLHNQDVVKAKGIMIGDIVVLRKAGDVIPEIVGPVLALRDQQDPPVREFVMPTECPSCHTPLAPAKEGDVDIRCPNAKSCPSQLRERVFHVASRGAFDIEALGWEAAIALTQPAEPETPPLRSEAALFSLTPEDLAEVRIHREKRSKGVGTGTFELVPYFYSKATAKTPSKPTATTDKLFKELEKAKTQPLWRVLVALSIRHVGPTASRALATALGSMEAIRAASEEELANVDGVGPTIAAALKEWFAVDWHQEIVDSWEAAGVRMVDEREAGIQRNLEGLTIVVTGSLPTLSRDEAKEAIIIRGGKAAGSVSKNTSYVVAGENAGSKLDKAEQLGIRVLDEDGFKALLDGVLEPAAGTAPDDEDAAVAVAVASAETDAAE; the protein is encoded by the coding sequence GTGAGCACAGCAGAGAGCGAAACCGCAGTTCCAACGGAAGCCGTACGGGAAGAGTACGAAAACCTCGCAGACCTCGTCCGCAAGTACCGCTATGCGTACTACCAGGAAGATGCGCCGACGGTTTCGGACGCCGAGTTCGACTCCCTCTACCGCCGCCTTGAGGAGCTCGAGGCCCTGCATCCCGAGCTTGTGTCCAACGATTCGCCCACGCAGGAAGTGGGCGGCGAGGTGTCGGCTGCTTTCGCCGCCGTCGAGCACCTTCAGAGGATGTACAGCCTAGAGGATGTCTTCTCGCTGGACGAGTTGGAAGCGTGGGTCCGCAAGGCCGAGGCTTCAGTCGAAAAGCTGGGCACGGCGGCTTCCCGCATTGCGTGGCTGACGGAGCTGAAGATCGACGGCCTGGCAGTGAACCTGCTCTACCGCGACGGCAAGCTGGTCCGTGCCGCCACGCGCGGCGACGGAACCACGGGCGAGGACATCACCCACAACGTGCTCACCATCAAGGAGATCCCGCGCCAGCTCAGCGGCAGCGGATTTCCCTCCGAGGTGGAAATCCGGGGCGAGGTCTTCATTCCGTCCAAGGCTTTCGCTGAATTCAACGAAGCGCTGATCGAGGCCGGCAAGGCGCCGTTGGCCAACCCCCGCAACGCCGCGGCCGGCTCCCTGCGCCAAAAGGACCCCGCGGAAACGGCCAAACGTCCGTTGCGGATGTTCGTCCACGGCATCGGGGCACGCGAAGGCCTTGACTCCACCAGCCAGTCGGAAACCTACAAGCTGCTGGAAGAGTGGGGCTTGCCGGTCAGCCCCTACTTGAAGGTCCTGGACTCCTTCGAGGAGGTCCTGGACTTCATCAAGCACTTCGGCGAACATCGGCACGACCTCCTCCACGAGATCGACGGCATCGTGGTCAAAATCGACGACTTCGCCACGCAGCGTGCCCTCGGTTACACCTCGCGGGTGCCTCGTTGGGCCGTTGCCTACAAATACCCGCCGGAGGAAGTCCACACCAAGCTGCTGGACATCCAGGTCAACGTCGGCCGCACCGGCCGCGTCACTCCGTACGGGGTGATGGAACCGGTCAAGGTGGCGGGATCCACCGTGGAGATGGCCACTTTGCACAACCAAGATGTGGTCAAGGCCAAGGGCATCATGATCGGCGACATCGTGGTGCTGCGGAAGGCCGGCGATGTCATTCCTGAGATCGTCGGGCCGGTATTGGCTCTGCGTGACCAGCAGGATCCCCCCGTGCGTGAGTTCGTGATGCCCACGGAATGCCCGTCCTGCCACACGCCCCTGGCTCCGGCGAAGGAAGGCGACGTCGATATCCGCTGCCCCAACGCGAAGTCGTGCCCGTCCCAGCTGCGTGAGCGTGTCTTCCACGTGGCCAGCAGGGGCGCCTTCGACATTGAGGCACTCGGGTGGGAAGCGGCCATTGCCCTCACCCAGCCTGCCGAACCGGAAACTCCGCCCCTGCGCAGCGAGGCGGCCTTGTTCAGCCTCACACCGGAGGATCTCGCCGAGGTGCGCATCCACCGCGAGAAGCGCTCCAAAGGCGTGGGCACGGGAACGTTCGAACTCGTGCCCTACTTCTATTCCAAGGCCACCGCCAAGACCCCTTCGAAACCCACAGCCACGACGGACAAACTGTTCAAGGAACTCGAGAAAGCCAAGACACAACCCCTCTGGCGCGTCCTCGTTGCCCTGTCCATCCGGCACGTCGGCCCCACTGCGTCCCGGGCCCTGGCCACGGCCCTTGGGAGCATGGAAGCCATCCGCGCCGCCTCCGAGGAGGAGCTGGCCAACGTTGACGGGGTGGGACCGACCATCGCCGCGGCACTCAAGGAATGGTTCGCCGTCGACTGGCACCAGGAAATCGTGGACAGCTGGGAAGCTGCCGGGGTGCGCATGGTTGACGAACGCGAAGCCGGCATCCAGCGGAACCTGGAAGGCCTCACCATCGTGGTGACGGGCTCCCTCCCCACGCTGAGCCGGGACGAAGCCAAGGAAGCCATCATCATCAGGGGCGGCAAGGCAGCCGGCTCGGTTTCCAAGAACACCAGTTACGTCGTGGCCGGGGAGAACGCAGGCTCCAAGCTGGACAAGGCTGAGCAGCTCGGCATCCGGGTGTTGGACGAGGATGGCTTCAAGGCATTGCTCGACGGCGTCCTGGAACCCGCCGCGGGCACGGCTCCGGATGATGAAGACGCAGCCGTTGCCGTGGCGGTTGCTTCGGCGGAAACGGACGCCGCCGAATGA
- a CDS encoding PP2C family protein-serine/threonine phosphatase — protein MNSLAAATAPEPGFTLSYGYGTDRGLSRELNEDSLIAVDPVFAVADGMGGHEAGEIASALCVRTLGSMPQLASGVRSATAVAMQECILAADSQIRNATGGRAGTTLTGVVVAEHMGVPYWLVMNIGDSRTYRLSGGDFRQISVDHSEVQELVEAGSITREEAMVHPRRHVVTRALGTGGENEADFWLLPIQDGDRMLICSDGLTGELSDEHMFRILSTVEKPQEAVDALIQEALLSGGRDNVTAIVVDASIE, from the coding sequence ATGAATTCACTCGCCGCAGCAACCGCCCCTGAGCCGGGATTCACGTTGAGCTATGGCTACGGCACGGACCGTGGACTCAGCCGGGAACTCAACGAAGATTCGCTCATCGCGGTGGATCCGGTCTTCGCGGTGGCTGACGGCATGGGCGGGCATGAGGCGGGCGAGATTGCCAGCGCGTTGTGCGTACGGACCCTCGGCTCCATGCCGCAATTGGCGTCGGGAGTCCGCTCGGCGACCGCTGTTGCCATGCAAGAGTGCATCCTTGCCGCCGACTCCCAGATCCGGAATGCCACGGGTGGCCGCGCCGGAACCACCCTCACCGGCGTCGTTGTCGCCGAGCACATGGGCGTCCCGTATTGGCTGGTCATGAACATTGGCGATTCGCGGACGTATCGCTTGAGCGGGGGCGATTTCAGGCAGATCAGCGTGGACCATTCGGAAGTCCAGGAACTCGTGGAGGCCGGCAGCATCACGCGTGAAGAAGCCATGGTGCATCCGCGCCGCCATGTGGTGACCCGTGCCCTCGGCACCGGCGGCGAAAACGAAGCGGACTTCTGGTTGCTGCCCATCCAGGATGGGGACCGGATGCTGATCTGCTCGGACGGACTCACCGGGGAGCTCAGCGACGAGCACATGTTCCGGATCCTGAGCACGGTGGAGAAGCCCCAGGAAGCCGTGGATGCCCTCATCCAGGAGGCGTTGCTGAGTGGCGGACGGGACAATGTCACCGCGATCGTGGTGGATGCCAGCATCGAATAG